One part of the Terrimicrobium sacchariphilum genome encodes these proteins:
- a CDS encoding FMN-dependent NADH-azoreductase, whose translation MKTLLRIDASARRSESYSRRLGDHFETSWRSTYPEGVVLTRDLALDPPPHLTDETIRIFVGEGSVGGAAGADLSESLIDEMRKADEVLICSPIYNFGMPSTLKAYVDHVVRYGYTFTQDEKGFHGMLNTKAAWLLTAQGGMARFGVPDFQAPALGAVLKHMSVANIHHIALEGTVYPDGALGERLAGALAGIDRWFNLAEKA comes from the coding sequence ATGAAAACTCTTTTGCGAATCGATGCGAGTGCCCGGAGGTCGGAATCGTACTCCCGCCGGCTAGGTGACCACTTTGAAACGAGCTGGCGCTCCACCTATCCGGAGGGCGTCGTGCTTACCCGCGATCTGGCACTCGACCCGCCTCCACATCTCACGGATGAAACCATTCGCATTTTTGTTGGCGAGGGTTCCGTCGGGGGCGCGGCGGGCGCAGATTTATCGGAGAGCCTGATCGACGAGATGAGAAAAGCGGACGAGGTTTTGATATGCAGCCCGATCTATAACTTTGGCATGCCGTCGACTCTTAAGGCTTACGTCGATCATGTCGTCCGGTATGGCTATACCTTTACCCAGGATGAGAAGGGCTTTCATGGAATGCTTAATACCAAGGCCGCATGGCTGCTCACCGCCCAAGGAGGCATGGCACGCTTCGGAGTTCCCGATTTCCAAGCTCCCGCGCTTGGAGCCGTCCTGAAGCATATGAGCGTCGCTAATATTCATCATATTGCCCTGGAGGGCACGGTATATCCGGACGGCGCCTTGGGCGAGCGGCTGGCAGGTGCGTTGGCAGGCATTGACCGATGGTTCAACCTTGCGGAGAAAGCTTAG
- a CDS encoding L,D-transpeptidase gives MKTISLGRFSGLLLGAFALAITGCATMESPAQKKVSREDKALQASAKTEHAIFRSLGAWKRSTYRNKALLEKATPENVAIEISIKEQRGYLLVRGALAMDFPVATGKKTHPTPTGSFTVRAKEKDYHSNLYGKIFDSAGLVLVEDADSRVDKVPEGAQFVGASMPYWMRLTDTGVGLHVGYVPGHAASHGCVRLKDDTAKQLFELVKIGTPVTIAYEAPVMAEPVSKKR, from the coding sequence ATGAAGACAATCTCCCTCGGTCGCTTTTCCGGCCTCCTCCTCGGCGCTTTCGCTCTCGCCATCACAGGCTGCGCCACGATGGAAAGCCCTGCTCAGAAAAAGGTCTCTCGCGAGGACAAGGCGCTACAGGCGTCGGCCAAGACCGAGCACGCCATTTTCCGCTCCCTGGGCGCATGGAAGCGGAGCACGTACCGCAACAAGGCTTTGCTGGAGAAGGCCACTCCGGAAAATGTCGCGATCGAAATCTCGATCAAGGAACAGCGAGGCTATCTGCTGGTCCGCGGAGCTCTCGCCATGGACTTCCCGGTGGCCACTGGCAAGAAAACGCATCCGACTCCGACGGGTAGCTTCACCGTCCGGGCCAAGGAGAAGGATTATCATTCCAATCTCTACGGAAAAATCTTCGATTCCGCCGGGCTCGTGCTCGTCGAGGACGCCGACAGCCGCGTCGACAAAGTGCCCGAGGGGGCACAATTCGTCGGAGCCTCCATGCCCTATTGGATGCGTCTCACCGATACCGGCGTGGGCCTTCACGTTGGCTATGTTCCTGGCCATGCCGCCTCGCACGGTTGCGTGCGCCTGAAAGATGATACTGCCAAGCAGCTCTTCGAGCTCGTGAAGATCGGTACGCCTGTGACCATCGCCTACGAGGCGCCCGTCATGGCAGAACCGGTTTCAAAAAAGCGATAA
- the sigJ gene encoding RNA polymerase sigma factor SigJ has translation MSIAHDFEEHRRMLEGLAYRMTGELAEAQDIVQETWLRWHRAESDTIREPRSWLTAVCTRLAIDRSKSARVRRETYVGEWLPEPLVEEPGPDDRLQIEDSVSIALMLALEKLSPAERAAFILHETFGYRMDEVAAILDKSEEACRKLASRARTALRVEKPRFHARPEEHRRLLAGFLAAARSGAVEALEALLAESVELHSDGGGRVTTAPGILKGPAEVAAFLAGVWARARAEGLEFEVEERWFNGGPGAVVFAGGQPVAALRLEVEPGAIHRIYALRNPDKLVSFHRD, from the coding sequence ATGAGCATCGCGCACGATTTCGAAGAGCATCGCCGTATGCTTGAGGGCCTTGCCTATCGGATGACCGGCGAACTGGCCGAGGCGCAAGACATTGTTCAGGAGACGTGGCTGCGATGGCATCGTGCCGAGTCCGATACGATCCGTGAGCCGAGGAGTTGGCTGACCGCGGTCTGCACCCGGCTTGCCATCGATCGTTCAAAGTCCGCCCGGGTGAGGCGCGAGACCTACGTTGGAGAATGGCTGCCGGAACCACTGGTGGAGGAGCCCGGACCTGACGATCGATTGCAGATCGAGGATTCCGTTTCCATCGCCCTGATGCTGGCTCTGGAGAAACTCTCCCCGGCCGAACGCGCGGCATTCATCCTGCATGAGACATTCGGGTACAGGATGGATGAGGTGGCTGCGATTCTGGACAAATCGGAGGAGGCCTGCCGAAAGCTGGCTTCCCGAGCACGCACGGCTCTCCGGGTGGAAAAACCCAGGTTTCATGCCCGGCCCGAGGAGCATCGGCGATTGCTAGCTGGATTCCTGGCCGCAGCGCGATCCGGGGCTGTTGAGGCACTGGAGGCCCTTCTGGCTGAATCCGTGGAACTTCATTCGGACGGTGGAGGTCGGGTGACCACCGCCCCTGGCATACTGAAAGGCCCCGCAGAGGTTGCCGCGTTCCTGGCTGGAGTCTGGGCGAGGGCTCGGGCGGAAGGGCTGGAGTTTGAGGTGGAAGAGCGCTGGTTCAACGGCGGCCCGGGAGCGGTGGTTTTTGCGGGGGGCCAACCGGTGGCCGCGTTACGACTGGAGGTGGAACCGGGTGC
- a CDS encoding PA0069 family radical SAM protein, which yields MHVPGRGATINPRGRFERLEVALEEEAEHEAGRPRTVYLRDDSQSIISTNDSPDIGFRSSINPYRGCEHGCSYCYARPYHEYLGFSIGQDFETKIMVKPDAAKLLRKALSSPKWQPEVLAISGVTDCYQPVERKLEITRQCLAVLAEFRNPCVIVTKNHLVTRDIDHLRELAAHQAAMVFVSVTTLDAGLASALEPRAATPAFRLDAIRQLAGAGIPVGVLTAPVIPGLNEHEIPAILKAAREAGAGTAGYTVIRLPYGVKDVFAAWLETHLPGSKEKILDRIRDMRGGQLNRSDFATRMRGEGIWAEQIRQLFRTARQREGLEGRRIELSVDHFRRLGGEQLSLF from the coding sequence ATGCACGTTCCGGGGCGGGGCGCGACTATCAATCCGCGCGGGCGCTTCGAGCGTCTCGAGGTTGCGTTGGAGGAAGAGGCCGAGCACGAGGCGGGGCGGCCGCGCACCGTCTACTTGCGCGACGACTCACAATCGATCATCTCGACCAACGACAGTCCAGATATCGGATTCCGGTCGAGCATCAATCCCTACCGGGGCTGCGAGCATGGATGCTCGTATTGTTATGCCCGGCCGTATCACGAGTATCTGGGATTCTCCATCGGCCAGGATTTTGAGACGAAGATCATGGTGAAGCCGGACGCGGCGAAGCTTCTACGCAAGGCACTGTCCTCGCCAAAGTGGCAGCCGGAGGTGCTCGCGATTAGCGGTGTGACGGATTGTTATCAGCCGGTGGAGCGCAAGCTGGAGATCACGCGCCAATGCCTGGCGGTGCTGGCGGAATTTCGCAATCCCTGTGTGATCGTGACGAAGAATCATCTCGTCACTCGCGACATTGATCATTTGCGCGAGCTGGCAGCCCATCAGGCGGCGATGGTGTTTGTTTCCGTGACCACGCTCGATGCCGGTCTAGCGTCGGCGCTGGAGCCGCGGGCGGCGACACCAGCGTTCCGTCTCGATGCCATCCGTCAGCTGGCGGGTGCGGGAATACCAGTCGGCGTATTGACAGCGCCCGTAATACCCGGGCTGAACGAGCATGAAATCCCGGCCATCCTGAAAGCGGCGAGGGAAGCCGGGGCGGGAACGGCAGGTTACACGGTGATCCGGCTGCCGTATGGCGTGAAAGATGTCTTTGCAGCCTGGCTGGAAACGCACCTCCCGGGTTCGAAGGAGAAAATCCTCGATCGTATTCGCGACATGCGGGGCGGTCAGCTTAACCGCAGCGACTTTGCCACGCGGATGAGAGGCGAGGGGATCTGGGCGGAGCAAATCCGCCAGCTGTTTCGAACAGCACGGCAACGCGAGGGGCTGGAAGGTCGACGGATCGAGTTGTCCGTGGACCATTTCCGCCGCCTGGGCGGCGAGCAATTATCGCTTTTTTGA
- a CDS encoding transporter substrate-binding domain-containing protein: MKLTQNVPRRTFLFYTGGAIAAVLAGCGKSGESGQKPLIVGMDLSYPPFEMVDPSGNPAGVSVDLAKALAESLGRELKIENIPFVGLIPTLQNGRLDCVISSLSDTPARREAISFSAPYVTVGLALLVGKNSPVQSIADLDQPGRTIVVRQGTTGEIWARKNLKQAKILAVDKENSAVLEVSQGRADAFIYDQMSVWKNSQENPTTTRALLQPVEEQHWAIGLRKGNEELKSQIDAFLTTFRQKGGFQALGDKYLPAQKKAFAEQGVPFVF, translated from the coding sequence ATGAAGCTGACGCAAAATGTTCCACGTAGAACTTTCCTCTTTTACACGGGAGGAGCGATAGCGGCTGTGCTCGCAGGATGCGGAAAGAGCGGGGAGTCAGGCCAGAAACCCCTGATCGTCGGGATGGATCTCTCCTACCCGCCATTTGAAATGGTGGATCCCTCAGGCAATCCCGCCGGGGTGAGCGTGGATCTGGCCAAGGCTCTGGCTGAGAGTCTGGGTCGGGAGTTGAAGATCGAGAACATTCCTTTTGTCGGACTTATACCGACTCTTCAGAATGGCCGCCTGGACTGCGTGATTAGCTCTCTCTCGGATACTCCGGCTCGCAGGGAAGCGATATCGTTCTCGGCACCGTATGTGACGGTGGGTCTCGCTCTTTTGGTCGGAAAGAACTCCCCTGTTCAAAGTATCGCTGACCTCGACCAGCCGGGCCGCACCATCGTGGTGAGGCAGGGGACGACCGGGGAGATCTGGGCCAGAAAGAATCTGAAACAGGCGAAGATTCTGGCCGTGGACAAGGAAAACTCTGCTGTACTGGAGGTTTCTCAGGGAAGGGCGGACGCCTTCATCTATGACCAGATGAGCGTCTGGAAGAACAGCCAGGAGAATCCCACGACCACCAGGGCCTTACTCCAACCCGTGGAAGAGCAGCATTGGGCTATTGGACTTCGCAAAGGTAACGAGGAGCTGAAAAGTCAGATCGACGCCTTCCTGACCACCTTCCGGCAGAAGGGTGGCTTTCAGGCATTGGGCGACAAGTATCTTCCTGCGCAGAAGAAGGCATTTGCTGAACAGGGTGTGCCTTTCGTGTTTTAG
- the msrA gene encoding peptide-methionine (S)-S-oxide reductase MsrA — protein sequence MRYLILALLLSCSMAYAEKTAVLGGGCFWCVEAMYQTVPGIDKVVSGYAGGTTENPSYEEVCTGRTGHAEVVQISYDPEKISYEKIIDLFWKAHDPTTLNRQGADSGTQYRSIILYQTEEEKQIAEKSKAVAQKDFKSSIVTEIAPLKAFYPAETYHQDFFKNNPNNPYNRAVTAPKVEKFEKAQQHQ from the coding sequence ATGCGGTATCTCATTCTCGCTCTTCTGCTATCTTGCTCCATGGCCTATGCGGAAAAAACAGCGGTGCTCGGAGGAGGGTGTTTCTGGTGTGTCGAGGCGATGTACCAGACGGTGCCGGGAATCGATAAGGTCGTGAGCGGCTATGCTGGTGGCACTACGGAGAACCCGAGCTACGAAGAGGTTTGTACCGGTCGGACCGGACATGCCGAGGTGGTCCAGATTTCTTACGATCCCGAGAAGATCTCCTATGAGAAGATCATCGACCTTTTCTGGAAGGCGCATGATCCCACCACCCTGAATCGACAGGGAGCGGACTCGGGAACGCAATACCGCTCGATCATTCTGTACCAGACCGAGGAAGAGAAGCAGATCGCGGAGAAGTCGAAAGCCGTGGCGCAAAAGGATTTCAAATCCTCCATCGTGACCGAGATCGCTCCGCTGAAGGCTTTCTATCCGGCGGAGACGTACCATCAGGACTTCTTTAAGAACAACCCGAACAATCCCTACAATCGGGCGGTCACAGCGCCGAAGGTCGAGAAGTTCGAAAAGGCCCAGCAGCACCAGTAG
- a CDS encoding amino acid ABC transporter ATP-binding protein, with amino-acid sequence MSTDGLHIRCHGVSKDFGGQLVLKDVTFEIRVPHVLALIGPSGGGKSTLLRVLGGLIAPSAGTVEVNSQVLAKVESGLASYRKRIGTVFQAYNLFPHLTALENVMLPLKEVHHFPDAEARAKTALSRFRLADHMAKRPAELSGGQRQRVAIARALAIEPAFLLMDEPTSALDPEMTAEILEVISGLRNEGRPLVLVTHAMGFARSIADHVLFIGDGRIIESAPAGEFFSAPQAPEAAQFLEKILRY; translated from the coding sequence ATGAGCACTGACGGTCTCCATATCCGGTGTCACGGGGTGTCCAAGGACTTCGGTGGGCAGCTGGTCCTGAAAGATGTCACCTTTGAGATCCGGGTACCGCACGTCCTCGCGCTCATTGGCCCCTCCGGCGGAGGCAAATCCACCCTGCTTCGTGTCCTGGGAGGATTGATCGCTCCCAGTGCAGGAACAGTGGAGGTTAACAGCCAGGTTCTCGCCAAGGTGGAATCTGGTCTGGCCTCGTACCGCAAACGGATCGGCACCGTCTTTCAGGCCTACAATCTCTTCCCTCACCTCACCGCCCTGGAGAATGTCATGCTTCCGCTCAAGGAGGTTCATCACTTCCCCGACGCCGAGGCCCGCGCCAAGACGGCGCTCTCCCGCTTCCGGCTGGCCGACCATATGGCGAAGCGCCCTGCGGAACTGAGTGGGGGCCAAAGGCAGCGGGTGGCCATCGCACGAGCCCTGGCCATCGAACCCGCCTTCCTCCTCATGGACGAGCCGACCTCCGCTCTCGACCCCGAGATGACAGCCGAGATTTTGGAAGTAATCTCTGGTCTACGAAACGAAGGACGCCCTCTCGTTTTGGTCACCCATGCCATGGGATTTGCCCGCAGCATTGCGGATCATGTCCTTTTCATCGGTGACGGTCGCATCATAGAGTCAGCTCCGGCCGGAGAGTTCTTCTCCGCACCCCAAGCTCCCGAGGCCGCACAATTCCTGGAGAAGATCCTGCGGTACTGA
- a CDS encoding amino acid ABC transporter permease: MSVLVILLVLSVFCWSVLAGTQRNWAAFWEYRNLFLKGWLSTVQIAGMSLIVSSIFGILAALALRSVILPLRHLALFYVELIRGLPFLVLILLLFYGPAEVTRNVERFTFGVFILSFFSGAYIAEMVRAGIESISSSQWESARAIGLSKWQTYRFVVFPQAIRQILPPLAGQFASLIKDSSLLSVIGVAEFTQSAQQAFSATYSGLESFLPLGVGYLILTLPVLFLSRYLQNLLHYEH, translated from the coding sequence ATGAGCGTCCTAGTCATTCTTTTGGTGCTTTCCGTCTTCTGCTGGAGCGTCCTGGCCGGAACACAGCGGAACTGGGCGGCTTTCTGGGAATACCGAAATCTATTCCTGAAAGGATGGCTTTCCACCGTCCAAATCGCGGGAATGTCGCTCATTGTCAGCAGTATCTTTGGAATTCTGGCGGCTTTGGCCCTGCGTTCAGTCATTTTGCCCCTCCGGCACCTCGCATTGTTCTACGTGGAACTTATTCGGGGCCTCCCATTCCTTGTTTTGATCCTCTTGCTCTTCTATGGGCCCGCCGAGGTGACCCGAAACGTGGAAAGATTTACCTTCGGCGTCTTCATTCTTTCGTTTTTCTCGGGAGCCTACATCGCCGAGATGGTGCGGGCGGGGATTGAGAGCATTTCATCCTCCCAATGGGAGTCCGCCCGGGCCATCGGTCTCTCGAAGTGGCAAACGTACCGCTTCGTCGTCTTTCCGCAGGCCATCCGGCAGATCCTCCCTCCCCTGGCAGGTCAATTCGCCTCCCTGATCAAGGATTCCTCCCTTTTGTCGGTCATCGGGGTGGCGGAGTTCACCCAATCCGCCCAGCAGGCGTTTTCTGCAACCTACAGCGGGTTGGAGAGCTTCCTTCCCCTTGGCGTGGGGTATCTCATCCTGACCCTCCCGGTTCTCTTTCTCTCCCGCTATCTCCAGAACCTTCTCCACTATGAGCACTGA